One stretch of Vulgatibacter sp. DNA includes these proteins:
- the wrbA gene encoding NAD(P)H:quinone oxidoreductase yields the protein MADVKLAVIYYSTYGHNHLMASTACESARDAGAEVRLRKVHETAPEGVVAGQDKWKAHAEATAHVDEAILDDLEWADAYLFSAPTRYGVAASQMRAFMDQTGPLWGAGKLANKAVSAMTSAQNSHGGQEATLLSLYTTFMHWGCILVPPGYTDQTMFAAGGNPYGVSVTAMGQGIPEEAKAAIRYQARRLVEVARKLKG from the coding sequence ATGGCAGACGTGAAGCTGGCGGTGATCTACTACAGCACCTACGGTCACAACCACCTGATGGCCTCGACCGCCTGCGAGTCCGCCCGGGACGCAGGCGCCGAGGTCCGGCTGCGCAAGGTGCACGAGACCGCTCCCGAGGGCGTGGTCGCAGGCCAGGACAAGTGGAAGGCCCACGCGGAGGCCACCGCCCACGTGGACGAGGCGATCCTCGACGATCTCGAATGGGCGGACGCCTACCTCTTCAGCGCGCCGACCCGCTACGGCGTCGCCGCCTCGCAGATGCGCGCGTTCATGGACCAGACCGGGCCGCTCTGGGGCGCGGGCAAGCTGGCGAACAAGGCGGTGAGCGCCATGACCAGCGCCCAGAATTCGCACGGCGGCCAGGAGGCCACGCTGCTCAGCCTCTACACGACCTTCATGCACTGGGGCTGCATTCTGGTGCCCCCCGGCTACACCGACCAGACGATGTTCGCAGCAGGCGGCAACCCCTACGGCGTGAGTGTCACCGCGATGGGCCAGGGCATCCCCGAGGAAGCGAAGGCGGCGATCCGCT
- a CDS encoding pectin acetylesterase-family hydrolase yields MVHRALVVLTLCALAATGCGTEDDDGGAGGAGGSGGSGGAGACVPLAGAPLDVPEATWTWVPIEGNRCRDGSETGIGVYRDPAATRLVIYLEGGGACFNQLSCSTNPANYDETRLGTSFGGVLDPEDAANPLAGSSFIYVPYCTGDVHAGSAESANVPRGPEGQAFVGHDNIARALERIVPTFGEVDQVVLTGISAGGFGTWLNYEQVSEAFCREDVVLLSDSGPTHPAPYLATCLQERWRGLWNLDETLPAGCTACTADGGDVTGLADYLADTYADGRFGLISSTRDETISLFFSFGADECANLDAGFPNTVAGAAAFATGLAELVEVFLVPQENATAYVIDGTQHTWIRTSLYDTTVDETALVDWVAALVDGPIPTEVMPPPAEQ; encoded by the coding sequence ATGGTTCATCGTGCGCTCGTGGTGCTCACCCTCTGCGCGCTGGCTGCAACGGGATGCGGCACGGAGGACGACGACGGCGGTGCCGGAGGCGCCGGCGGATCGGGTGGTTCCGGTGGCGCCGGGGCCTGCGTCCCCCTCGCCGGCGCGCCCCTCGACGTACCCGAGGCGACGTGGACCTGGGTGCCCATCGAGGGCAACCGCTGCCGCGACGGCTCCGAGACCGGCATCGGCGTCTACCGGGATCCCGCCGCGACGCGCCTCGTGATCTACCTCGAAGGCGGCGGCGCCTGCTTCAACCAGCTGAGCTGCAGCACCAACCCCGCCAATTACGACGAGACGCGGCTCGGGACCAGCTTCGGCGGCGTGCTCGATCCCGAGGACGCCGCGAACCCGCTGGCGGGGTCGAGCTTCATCTACGTGCCCTACTGCACCGGCGACGTCCACGCGGGCAGCGCCGAATCGGCGAACGTGCCCCGGGGCCCGGAGGGCCAGGCCTTCGTCGGCCACGACAACATCGCCCGCGCCCTCGAGCGAATCGTGCCGACCTTCGGCGAGGTGGACCAGGTGGTCCTCACCGGCATCAGCGCCGGCGGCTTCGGCACCTGGCTCAACTACGAGCAGGTCTCGGAGGCCTTCTGCAGGGAGGACGTGGTGCTGCTCTCGGATTCCGGTCCGACCCACCCCGCGCCCTACCTCGCCACCTGCCTGCAGGAGCGGTGGCGCGGCCTCTGGAATCTCGACGAGACCCTGCCCGCTGGCTGCACCGCGTGCACGGCGGACGGCGGCGACGTCACCGGACTCGCCGACTACCTCGCCGACACCTACGCGGACGGCCGCTTCGGCCTCATCTCCTCGACCCGCGACGAGACGATCTCCCTCTTCTTCTCCTTCGGCGCCGACGAGTGCGCGAACCTCGACGCCGGCTTCCCCAACACCGTGGCGGGAGCGGCGGCCTTCGCGACCGGCCTCGCGGAGCTCGTCGAGGTGTTCCTCGTCCCGCAGGAGAACGCCACCGCCTACGTCATCGATGGAACCCAGCACACGTGGATCCGCACCTCGCTCTACGACACCACCGTGGACGAGACGGCGCTCGTCGATTGGGTGGCGGCGCTCGTGGACGGGCCGATCCCCACCGAGGTGATGCCGCCGCCGGCGGAGCAGTAG
- a CDS encoding PAS domain-containing protein produces the protein MTSKRPEGAGATTPAFDFAAIFELSPNPYMLLDRQLRYVAMNQAYLDVTASRREELLGQYIFDVFPNDPDDRANPSARLLRSSFDRVLETGQRDTLALIPYRVPRKFGDRSILEDHFWSATHTPLLDERGEVAFILQHTVNVTELQQLKEAVRQAEEARAHVMPLAQKEAGVLHRARQVQDANRILGEERAHLLRLFEQSPGFICFLRGPEHVFEIANNAYLQLVGHRDVIGKRIRDALPEIVEQGYLTLLDQVFESGRPFVGRGARVTLQAAPHGPLEEFLVDFAYQPILEADGTVAGIFVSGHDITEQKRAHDELARYRHRLEQIVAERTRALEASEAERRQTETALRHAQKMEAVGNLTGGVAHDFNNLLQVIGGNLQLLARELEGQSRALRRIETAARAVDRGASLASQLLAFARRQPLDPVVLHLGHLVACMDDLLRRVLGEDIDLHSSVAEGLWNTLADSNQIENVVLNLAINARDAMEGRGLLRISASNATIGAEAAALAPDIAPGEYVCLTIADTGCGMTPEVLERACEPFFTTKPEGRGTGLGLSTVYGFVKQTGGHMRIWSQVGVGTSITIYLPRTEGALPVASQADTSAVEGGSETILVVEDDPDVRATAVEMLGALGYRVLEAPNGEAGLALFEQGAPIDLLFSDVVMPGPVRSTEMADRARALRPGLRVLFASGYAENAVVHGGRIDEGVHLLNKPYRREELARKVRQLLGTSMRA, from the coding sequence ATGACTTCCAAGCGGCCCGAGGGAGCCGGGGCGACCACTCCCGCTTTCGACTTCGCGGCGATCTTCGAGCTCTCGCCCAACCCCTACATGCTGCTCGATCGGCAGCTCCGCTACGTCGCGATGAACCAGGCCTACCTGGACGTGACCGCGAGCCGTCGCGAGGAGCTGCTCGGCCAATACATCTTCGACGTCTTCCCGAACGACCCCGACGATCGCGCCAACCCCAGCGCGAGGCTGCTTCGCTCGTCGTTCGACCGGGTACTCGAGACCGGGCAGCGGGATACCCTCGCCCTCATCCCCTATCGGGTTCCGCGCAAGTTCGGGGATCGCTCCATCCTCGAGGATCACTTCTGGAGCGCGACCCACACCCCCCTCCTCGACGAGCGCGGCGAGGTGGCGTTCATCCTCCAGCACACGGTCAACGTCACCGAGCTGCAGCAGCTCAAGGAGGCGGTCCGGCAGGCCGAGGAGGCCCGTGCCCACGTCATGCCGCTGGCGCAGAAGGAGGCAGGCGTGCTCCACCGGGCGCGCCAGGTCCAGGATGCGAACCGGATCCTCGGCGAGGAGCGCGCGCACCTGCTCCGCCTCTTCGAGCAGTCGCCGGGCTTCATCTGCTTTCTTCGTGGCCCCGAGCACGTCTTCGAGATCGCCAACAACGCCTACCTGCAGCTCGTTGGCCACCGCGACGTCATCGGCAAACGGATCCGCGACGCGCTGCCCGAGATCGTGGAGCAGGGATACCTCACCCTCCTCGACCAGGTGTTCGAATCGGGGAGGCCCTTCGTCGGCAGAGGCGCGCGGGTGACGCTGCAGGCGGCACCCCATGGGCCGCTGGAGGAGTTCCTCGTCGACTTCGCCTACCAGCCGATCCTCGAGGCGGACGGGACGGTCGCCGGGATCTTCGTCTCCGGGCACGACATCACCGAGCAGAAGCGCGCCCACGACGAGCTCGCCCGGTACCGGCACCGCCTCGAACAGATCGTGGCCGAGCGGACCCGGGCCCTCGAGGCGAGCGAGGCCGAACGCCGGCAGACGGAGACGGCGCTCCGCCACGCGCAGAAGATGGAGGCGGTCGGAAACCTGACCGGCGGCGTGGCGCACGACTTCAACAACCTGCTCCAGGTGATCGGCGGCAACCTCCAACTCCTCGCCAGGGAGCTCGAGGGCCAGAGCCGTGCCCTGCGTCGGATCGAGACCGCGGCGCGGGCCGTGGACCGCGGCGCCAGCCTCGCCTCGCAGCTTCTCGCCTTCGCGAGGCGCCAGCCCCTCGACCCGGTGGTGCTCCATCTCGGCCATCTCGTCGCCTGCATGGACGATCTGCTCCGCCGGGTGCTCGGTGAGGACATCGACCTCCACAGCTCCGTCGCCGAGGGGCTCTGGAACACCCTCGCCGACTCGAACCAGATCGAGAACGTGGTCCTCAACCTCGCGATCAACGCCCGGGACGCGATGGAGGGCCGGGGCCTGCTCCGAATCTCCGCCTCCAACGCCACCATCGGCGCGGAGGCGGCAGCGCTCGCCCCGGACATCGCCCCCGGAGAATACGTCTGCCTCACCATCGCCGACACCGGCTGCGGGATGACGCCGGAGGTGCTCGAGCGAGCCTGCGAGCCCTTCTTCACCACCAAGCCGGAGGGCAGGGGCACGGGGCTGGGGCTGAGCACCGTCTACGGATTCGTGAAACAGACCGGCGGGCACATGCGCATCTGGAGCCAGGTGGGCGTCGGCACCTCGATCACCATCTACCTGCCGCGCACCGAGGGCGCGCTTCCGGTGGCCAGCCAGGCCGACACCAGCGCGGTGGAGGGCGGCAGCGAGACGATCCTCGTGGTCGAGGACGACCCGGACGTACGGGCGACGGCGGTGGAGATGCTCGGCGCCCTGGGCTACCGCGTCCTCGAGGCGCCCAACGGCGAGGCGGGTCTCGCCCTCTTCGAGCAGGGCGCGCCGATCGATCTGCTCTTCTCCGACGTGGTGATGCCGGGACCGGTCCGGAGCACCGAGATGGCCGACCGAGCGCGCGCGCTTCGGCCCGGGCTGCGGGTCCTCTTCGCTTCGGGCTACGCGGAGAACGCGGTGGTGCACGGCGGGCGGATCGACGAGGGTGTCCACCTCCTCAACAAGCCCTACCGGCGCGAAGAGCTCGCCCGCAAGGTGCGCCAGCTCCTCGGCACGTCGATGCGGGCCTGA
- a CDS encoding Bax inhibitor-1/YccA family protein has translation MRSGNPILKEGTFAPVGSGAAMTVQGTVSRTLVLLLLAVAGAATVWGPVIADPTSPVVGTGILVGALGGLVVAMVTIFKRQWAPFTAPIYALLEGVFLGALSATFEARYPGIAIQAVGLTFGTCFALLALYKAGVLRATARFRRTVFAATGAIAVVYLASIVMGFFGMEMPLLHDSGPIGIGVSLVIVAVAALNLVLDFDLIESGAAQGAPKYMEWYGAFALMVTLVWLYLEILRLLSKLQRR, from the coding sequence ATGCGCTCGGGAAATCCGATTCTCAAGGAAGGCACCTTCGCCCCGGTCGGCAGCGGCGCCGCCATGACCGTACAGGGTACGGTGAGCCGCACCCTCGTTCTGCTGCTCCTCGCCGTCGCCGGCGCCGCCACGGTCTGGGGGCCGGTCATCGCCGATCCGACCAGCCCGGTGGTGGGCACCGGCATCCTCGTCGGCGCCCTCGGCGGCCTGGTCGTCGCCATGGTCACGATCTTCAAGCGCCAGTGGGCGCCCTTCACCGCACCGATCTACGCGCTGCTCGAGGGCGTCTTCCTCGGCGCCCTCTCGGCGACCTTCGAGGCCCGCTACCCGGGGATCGCCATCCAGGCGGTCGGACTCACCTTCGGCACCTGCTTCGCGCTCCTCGCCCTCTACAAGGCAGGCGTCCTCCGCGCGACCGCTCGTTTCCGCCGCACCGTCTTCGCCGCCACCGGCGCCATCGCGGTGGTCTACCTGGCGAGCATCGTGATGGGCTTCTTCGGGATGGAGATGCCCTTGCTGCACGACAGCGGACCGATCGGGATCGGCGTGAGCCTGGTGATCGTCGCCGTCGCCGCCCTCAACCTCGTCCTCGACTTCGACCTGATCGAGAGCGGCGCGGCGCAGGGCGCGCCGAAGTACATGGAGTGGTACGGCGCGTTCGCCTTGATGGTCACGCTGGTGTGGCTCTACCTGGAGATCCTCCGGCTCCTCTCCAAGCTCCAGCGCCGCTGA
- a CDS encoding EGF domain-containing protein — MRKKLLVPLVCVALLAACGGSEGDGDDGGGGTGGVGGTGGTGGTGGTGGTGGTGGTGGTGGAGGSGGMGGAGGSGGTAGAGGAGGSGGAVEPTCDDLTCDTNASCEETEAGPQCVCIGGWTGDGETCTNLDECDLGLDDCGENSVCVDTEGAYECTCVDGYTWVDGQGCVDVDECTAGTFTCGTNEVCSNTPGSYECVCADGFGWNGTACVDVDECTAGTDACDVHARCSNTVGGYDCFCESGWEGSGFSCDDIDECMGNPCPVTRECVNTPGSYQCIYVPNN; from the coding sequence ATGCGCAAGAAGCTTCTGGTTCCGTTGGTGTGCGTGGCGCTGCTGGCTGCCTGTGGTGGCAGCGAAGGCGACGGGGACGATGGCGGCGGTGGTACGGGAGGTGTCGGCGGCACGGGCGGAACCGGCGGCACGGGTGGAACGGGCGGGACTGGCGGCACGGGTGGAACGGGCGGCACCGGTGGCGCCGGCGGGAGCGGGGGCATGGGGGGCGCCGGCGGTAGCGGTGGCACCGCTGGCGCAGGCGGAGCCGGCGGCTCCGGCGGGGCCGTCGAGCCCACCTGCGACGATCTGACGTGCGACACCAACGCCAGCTGCGAGGAGACAGAAGCGGGCCCGCAGTGCGTCTGCATCGGCGGCTGGACCGGCGACGGCGAAACCTGCACCAACCTGGACGAGTGCGACCTCGGCCTCGACGATTGCGGCGAGAACTCGGTCTGCGTCGACACCGAGGGCGCCTACGAGTGCACTTGCGTCGACGGCTACACGTGGGTCGACGGCCAGGGCTGCGTCGACGTCGACGAGTGCACCGCCGGGACCTTCACCTGCGGGACGAACGAGGTCTGTTCGAACACCCCCGGCAGCTACGAATGCGTCTGCGCCGACGGGTTCGGCTGGAACGGCACCGCCTGCGTCGACGTCGACGAGTGCACCGCCGGCACCGACGCCTGCGACGTGCACGCCCGGTGCTCCAATACCGTGGGCGGCTACGACTGCTTCTGCGAAAGCGGCTGGGAGGGCAGCGGCTTCTCGTGCGACGACATCGACGAGTGCATGGGTAATCCCTGCCCGGTCACCCGCGAGTGCGTGAACACGCCGGGCAGCTACCAGTGCATCTACGTGCCGAACAACTGA